The following are from one region of the Carnobacterium gallinarum DSM 4847 genome:
- the kduI gene encoding 5-dehydro-4-deoxy-D-glucuronate isomerase: METRYTHSPEDIRHYSTEELRREFLVEKIFTPGEVQLTYTHNDRMIFGGVTPTDQPLSIELSTELGVTYFLERRELGVINIGGPGAIQIEGVTESMKKQDGYYIGKETKDIQFTSEDPKNPAKFYCVSVPAHHKYPNVKISIDSITPMETGESGTLNKRKIYQYVHPNVCESCQLQMGYTVLEPGSSWNTMPCHTHERRMETYLYFDMKPETRVFHFMGKPDETKHLVIGNEQGAISPSWSIHTGVATSDYTFIWAMCGENITYDDMDMVPMSELK, encoded by the coding sequence ATGGAAACAAGGTACACACACAGTCCAGAGGACATTCGTCATTATTCAACAGAAGAATTAAGAAGAGAGTTTTTAGTTGAAAAAATCTTTACACCGGGTGAAGTTCAGTTAACGTATACTCACAATGACCGTATGATTTTTGGTGGGGTAACGCCAACAGATCAACCACTATCCATTGAATTATCAACAGAATTAGGCGTAACTTATTTCTTAGAAAGACGCGAATTAGGTGTGATTAACATTGGTGGACCAGGAGCAATCCAAATAGAAGGTGTGACTGAGTCAATGAAAAAACAAGACGGCTACTATATTGGTAAAGAAACAAAGGACATTCAGTTTACATCAGAAGATCCTAAAAATCCTGCCAAATTCTACTGTGTTTCAGTACCCGCTCATCATAAATACCCAAATGTAAAAATTAGTATTGATTCAATTACACCGATGGAAACAGGCGAGTCAGGTACACTAAACAAACGTAAAATCTATCAATATGTTCATCCTAATGTTTGTGAAAGTTGTCAATTACAAATGGGCTACACTGTTTTAGAGCCAGGTAGCTCTTGGAACACAATGCCTTGTCATACACATGAACGCCGTATGGAGACGTATTTATACTTTGATATGAAACCTGAAACACGTGTGTTCCACTTTATGGGCAAACCAGATGAAACTAAACATCTAGTGATTGGAAATGAACAAGGAGCAATCTCACCTAGTTGGTCAATCCATACAGGCGTTGCGACAAGCGATTATACTTTTATTTGGGCAATGTGTGGCGAGAATATCACGTATGATGATATGGATATGGTACCAATGAGTGAATTAAAATAA